One Luteolibacter arcticus DNA segment encodes these proteins:
- a CDS encoding sensor histidine kinase: MHSLLANLGLLFDTSDFPARWHCGDWTPAHGWFHIISDLAIAAAYSVIPVALAGYWWLKRGELAFPRLFWLFAAFIFSCGGTHVIEAVIFYHPIYRFSALVKVITAVASWATVIALCRIGPQAIQLPGLQRANARLEEQLQKTRLAESSLERSNRDLEAFTGLVTHDLRNPLNSALFTTELARETAEKGACPALVGQLRQAVQSLRQMEALIRELHADALLRTSAGEMKAVGLDEVVKSARLNLAPLIADRGAIIDATPLPWVQGSYTMLVQLFINLFENAIKYAGERPPRIVVEGTVGSGGRILVRVSDQGVGVPTHALESIFESGIRGENARHLPGSGLGLAFARRIMEAHGGSISALPVVEGAAFELDFPAALSDEAAPHA; the protein is encoded by the coding sequence ATGCACTCGCTATTGGCGAACCTCGGCCTTCTTTTTGATACGTCCGATTTTCCCGCACGCTGGCATTGTGGTGACTGGACCCCGGCGCACGGGTGGTTCCATATCATATCCGACCTTGCGATTGCCGCCGCCTACTCGGTGATTCCCGTGGCTCTCGCCGGCTATTGGTGGTTGAAGCGCGGGGAGCTCGCCTTTCCCCGCCTGTTTTGGCTGTTTGCCGCTTTCATTTTCAGTTGCGGGGGGACTCACGTGATCGAGGCGGTGATCTTTTATCATCCCATCTACCGCTTCTCTGCCTTGGTGAAAGTCATCACCGCGGTGGCGTCTTGGGCCACCGTGATCGCGCTCTGCCGGATCGGGCCGCAGGCGATCCAGCTTCCGGGCTTGCAGCGGGCGAATGCGCGGCTGGAGGAACAGCTCCAGAAAACTCGCCTCGCCGAGTCCTCGCTGGAACGCAGCAATCGCGACCTTGAGGCGTTCACGGGCTTGGTAACCCACGACTTGAGAAACCCGCTCAACAGCGCCCTGTTCACGACTGAACTGGCGCGCGAGACTGCGGAGAAAGGCGCATGTCCGGCGCTTGTCGGCCAGCTTCGACAAGCAGTCCAATCCCTGCGCCAAATGGAGGCTCTGATTCGCGAGTTGCATGCTGATGCCCTGTTGCGAACCAGCGCCGGCGAAATGAAAGCCGTGGGTTTGGATGAAGTGGTGAAATCAGCCCGATTGAACCTGGCACCGCTGATCGCGGATCGTGGGGCGATCATCGATGCCACCCCTTTGCCCTGGGTCCAAGGAAGCTACACGATGCTGGTTCAGCTCTTCATCAATCTGTTCGAGAACGCGATCAAGTATGCCGGTGAACGGCCGCCGCGTATCGTAGTCGAAGGCACGGTGGGGAGCGGTGGGCGTATTCTTGTCCGCGTTTCCGATCAAGGGGTAGGGGTGCCCACGCATGCCTTGGAGTCCATCTTTGAATCGGGGATTCGAGGCGAGAATGCGCGTCATCTTCCCGGTAGCGGACTAGGCCTGGCATTCGCGCGGCGGATCATGGAAGCCCATGGCGGGAGCATTTCCGCGCTTCCCGTGGTGGAGGGAGCCGCGTTCGAGTTGGACTTCCCGGCCGCTCTATCCGACGAGGCCGCTCCACACGCCTGA
- a CDS encoding DUF3309 domain-containing protein encodes MIGTILLVILILMLIGALPTWGHSRSWGYAPSGGIGLILVIIIVLLIMGIL; translated from the coding sequence ATGATTGGAACCATTCTACTTGTAATCCTGATCCTAATGCTCATTGGTGCGCTCCCTACGTGGGGACACAGCCGTTCGTGGGGTTATGCTCCGAGCGGCGGGATCGGCCTGATCCTGGTGATCATCATTGTCCTGCTGATCATGGGAATTCTCTGA
- a CDS encoding DUF892 family protein translates to MPTDLLSLFFRKLRMLYCSELQLISFLPELAAHASERGLRTGLQQELELSRQRRDTLEIMAATHRISSAGDDCDSMRRLISQSREALRATAWHFPGDDDLHSISAALHRLQILNYGVARSLANRVRLAGDVEKLDGLLDLLLDRYPETCDALVPAGLLARDQPAFR, encoded by the coding sequence ATGCCAACCGACCTTTTGAGCTTGTTCTTCCGGAAGCTGCGCATGCTCTACTGCAGCGAGCTTCAATTGATCAGCTTCCTCCCGGAGCTTGCCGCCCACGCCAGTGAAAGGGGCCTGCGCACCGGCCTGCAGCAGGAGTTGGAGCTTTCCCGCCAGCGCCGTGACACGCTGGAGATCATGGCTGCCACCCACCGGATCTCCTCGGCCGGTGACGATTGCGACTCAATGCGGCGGCTCATCAGTCAGAGCCGCGAAGCACTTCGCGCAACGGCCTGGCATTTCCCCGGCGACGACGATCTTCATTCCATCAGCGCTGCGCTGCACCGGCTGCAAATCCTGAACTACGGCGTCGCTCGTAGTTTGGCAAATCGGGTGCGGTTGGCAGGTGACGTGGAAAAGCTCGATGGCTTGCTGGATCTCCTTCTCGACCGCTATCCCGAAACCTGCGACGCGCTGGTGCCCGCCGGCTTGCTGGCGCGGGATCAGCCGGCGTTCCGCTGA
- a CDS encoding hybrid sensor histidine kinase/response regulator — MNALSDQTASSDSQTDDSSWLETRLVAFDEIVAVVEEYAIFTLTPSGEILDWNAGAERIMGYRSEEMIGQSSGCFFSEVERAGGVPQGILEIAIRDGSFTGEGWRLRKGGERFWGHVTITALRSPEGEVQGFLQITRDLTQRRMTMEALRQSEERFRLLVESVRDYAIFMLDPEGHVMSWNIGAHRIKGYDQDEIIGQHFSIFYPQPAKESGVPLKLLAQALREGRAEQEGWRMRKDGTRFWGHVLITPLLDHSGELRGYAKITRDLTDRRQAESLREAGRRKDTFLATLAHELRNPLAPILPGVDIILRSPGDPEKVAGVAAMLKRQVDQMAHLIDDLVDISRITTGKIELRKSQVAFSEVMERALEAIKPLIERQEQVLTLNLASGDLRIEADPHRLAQLLSNLLSNAAKYTPTRGHIQLSVMAESEEMLKISVKDDGRGIPLEFQQSIFELFDQGGTGPAEGLGIGLTLVRSLAEMHGGKVTVASGGEGQGSEFTVRLPVLVPGEGLSSPVHPASADPNVPAALRVVIADDSRSAADIMGMFFRMEGFEAAVAYDGDEAVTQARAFQPDLVVLDLGMPKIDGFEACKRIRKMFPQAVMVALSGWGSREDRRRSSEAGFDEHLVKPVSPDDLRAFLASYFKKSRAG, encoded by the coding sequence ATGAACGCTCTTTCCGACCAAACCGCCTCGTCTGACTCCCAAACCGATGACTCCTCTTGGCTTGAAACCAGGCTTGTTGCCTTCGACGAGATTGTCGCGGTGGTTGAGGAATACGCGATTTTCACGCTCACGCCTTCGGGTGAGATTCTTGATTGGAATGCCGGTGCCGAGCGCATCATGGGCTACCGCTCCGAAGAGATGATCGGGCAGAGCAGCGGCTGCTTCTTTTCCGAAGTCGAACGGGCGGGTGGAGTGCCGCAGGGCATTCTTGAGATCGCAATCCGGGATGGCTCCTTCACCGGCGAAGGGTGGCGCTTGCGCAAAGGCGGAGAACGCTTTTGGGGTCACGTGACCATTACCGCGCTCAGGTCTCCAGAGGGTGAGGTCCAAGGCTTCCTTCAGATCACCCGGGACCTAACGCAACGCCGCATGACCATGGAGGCATTGCGGCAGAGCGAGGAGCGGTTCCGCCTGCTGGTGGAGAGCGTGCGAGACTACGCGATCTTCATGTTGGACCCCGAGGGTCATGTGATGAGCTGGAACATCGGGGCCCACCGCATCAAGGGCTACGATCAGGATGAGATCATCGGCCAGCACTTCTCGATCTTCTATCCCCAGCCGGCGAAGGAAAGCGGAGTGCCTTTGAAGTTACTCGCTCAGGCGCTGAGGGAAGGTCGCGCCGAGCAGGAGGGCTGGCGCATGCGCAAGGACGGAACCCGCTTCTGGGGTCATGTCCTGATCACGCCGCTCCTGGATCACAGCGGTGAACTCCGCGGCTACGCCAAGATCACCCGCGACTTGACTGACCGTCGCCAGGCGGAGTCGCTCCGGGAGGCCGGGCGGCGCAAGGACACCTTTCTGGCCACGCTTGCCCATGAGCTGAGGAATCCGCTCGCGCCGATTCTACCCGGGGTGGACATCATCCTGCGTTCGCCGGGCGATCCGGAGAAGGTCGCCGGCGTGGCAGCGATGCTGAAGCGGCAAGTGGATCAGATGGCCCACCTGATCGATGACCTCGTGGACATTTCCCGCATCACCACTGGCAAGATCGAGCTGAGGAAGTCGCAGGTGGCATTCTCGGAGGTCATGGAGCGGGCTTTGGAGGCAATCAAGCCGCTGATCGAGCGACAGGAGCAAGTGCTTACCTTGAACCTCGCTTCCGGTGACTTGAGGATCGAAGCGGATCCCCACCGGCTTGCTCAGTTGTTGTCCAACCTCCTCTCGAATGCCGCCAAGTACACGCCTACTCGTGGCCACATCCAGCTCTCGGTGATGGCGGAGTCGGAGGAGATGTTGAAGATTTCAGTAAAGGATGACGGGCGGGGTATCCCGCTGGAGTTCCAGCAGTCGATCTTCGAGCTGTTCGATCAGGGGGGCACCGGGCCTGCGGAAGGGCTGGGGATCGGCCTCACCCTCGTTCGTTCCCTGGCAGAGATGCATGGCGGGAAGGTAACGGTCGCCAGCGGCGGAGAGGGGCAGGGCAGTGAGTTCACGGTGCGGCTGCCGGTTCTCGTTCCCGGCGAGGGGTTGTCCAGCCCGGTTCACCCCGCTTCCGCAGATCCAAACGTGCCCGCAGCGCTGCGCGTGGTGATCGCAGACGACTCCCGCTCGGCGGCGGACATCATGGGCATGTTCTTCCGCATGGAAGGCTTCGAGGCCGCGGTTGCCTACGATGGCGATGAGGCCGTCACCCAAGCCCGGGCGTTTCAACCGGACCTCGTGGTCCTCGACCTGGGCATGCCCAAGATCGATGGCTTTGAAGCCTGCAAGCGGATCCGCAAAATGTTCCCGCAGGCGGTGATGGTCGCCTTGAGTGGCTGGGGCAGCCGGGAAGACCGCCGCCGTAGCTCGGAAGCAGGATTCGACGAGCATCTCGTCAAGCCCGTCTCGCCGGACGATCTGCGCGCGTTTCTGGCCAGCTACTTCAAGAAGAGCCGCGCAGGATAA
- a CDS encoding glutathione S-transferase family protein, with protein sequence MAEFPDEMKEGQFERQEDAFRMWVGKAGGPPVVDGRYHLYVSLACPWAHRTLIVRSLLGLESSIGISIADPVRDERGWAFREGHGHHRDEAEGFHFLSEAYLATDPGFRGRYTVPVLWDRVEKRIVNNSEDDICRMFQESFASPAARDLFPLHLAEEQAEVSDYLYQTVNNGVYRAGFATTQNAYEEAVRDLFLGLDEMAVRLERSTFLLGEHLVESDLRLFCTLIRFDSVYHGHFKCNLRRVVDCPPLLRFMRDVYPLPGVAETVNFDHIKRHYYGTHRELNPSGIVPLGPAAVFEKPGTGGGC encoded by the coding sequence ATGGCTGAATTTCCTGACGAAATGAAGGAGGGGCAGTTCGAGAGGCAGGAGGATGCCTTTCGCATGTGGGTGGGGAAAGCGGGTGGTCCGCCCGTGGTGGACGGGCGCTATCACCTCTACGTCTCGCTTGCTTGCCCGTGGGCTCACCGGACCCTGATCGTGCGATCCCTGTTAGGACTGGAGAGTAGCATCGGCATCAGCATCGCGGACCCGGTGCGGGACGAGCGTGGCTGGGCTTTTCGCGAGGGACATGGGCATCATCGCGACGAGGCGGAGGGCTTTCATTTCCTCAGCGAGGCCTACCTCGCCACGGATCCTGGCTTTCGCGGGCGCTACACGGTGCCCGTGCTGTGGGATCGGGTGGAGAAGCGCATCGTCAACAACTCCGAGGATGACATCTGCCGGATGTTTCAAGAGAGCTTCGCCAGTCCGGCGGCTCGCGACCTGTTCCCCCTGCACCTTGCGGAAGAGCAGGCGGAGGTCAGCGACTATCTCTATCAAACCGTGAACAACGGCGTCTATCGTGCGGGCTTTGCCACCACCCAGAACGCCTACGAGGAAGCGGTGCGCGATCTGTTCCTGGGGCTTGACGAGATGGCGGTCCGCTTGGAGCGATCGACGTTTCTCCTGGGAGAACATCTGGTGGAGAGCGATCTGCGCTTGTTCTGCACCTTGATCCGCTTCGACTCCGTCTACCACGGCCACTTCAAGTGCAACCTCCGCCGGGTCGTCGATTGCCCGCCACTGCTGCGCTTCATGCGGGATGTCTACCCTCTGCCCGGCGTGGCGGAGACGGTGAATTTCGACCACATCAAGCGCCACTATTACGGCACCCATCGGGAGCTGAATCCGAGTGGCATCGTGCCCCTCGGTCCCGCGGCCGTGTTCGAGAAGCCGGGCACCGGGGGAGGATGCTAA
- a CDS encoding OmpA family protein — protein MKTSSSSLRVFAALTATLLSLPSAYAQEPANPESEPLKDRSTRASKRSEPVEDTTRRASEDSRPVEDEKRPAGERTQPAGKDARPVEDDNSKANERSRNQRDTDEKASPDARKTEDATPRKASPDARRTRDASSDKAGPEAAKVEDSNDDKASPDARETSPKDRRRNAPPAPFKPEKELPPAEANVVRAHEELAQDLHQRKLQIQGRDEARRMVEDILGKESNLSRAEFNRADQSAARRAARADRRPAVEFLRQRLRGQAEVREIPPFFRTAAPAEAAAGEPILPEPYFVHEGRRYVYYPSREDVPAVLLASAELERVSIMPAAEQDAAVFSQRIPLEYRGGDAWVVSYPVVSSSTVTSHDILFLEGSTQFADGHAFDMVMALAEAMLDSELAGSRFAIEGHASAEGTSAENQVLSQLRAEAIVRELVRSGVPADRLIPFGYGESEAHHLADAPENLLRQDRRVVVSRIDAPADR, from the coding sequence ATGAAAACTTCCTCTTCCTCTCTCCGGGTCTTCGCGGCGCTGACTGCCACTCTGCTGAGCCTCCCCTCGGCCTATGCCCAGGAGCCCGCCAACCCGGAATCCGAGCCGTTGAAAGATCGCTCTACAAGAGCGTCAAAGCGCTCCGAACCTGTCGAAGACACCACCCGACGTGCCAGCGAAGACTCCCGCCCGGTTGAGGACGAAAAGCGCCCTGCCGGGGAGCGGACCCAGCCGGCGGGTAAGGATGCCCGGCCGGTGGAAGATGACAATTCCAAGGCAAACGAGCGTTCGCGGAATCAACGCGATACCGATGAGAAGGCCAGTCCCGACGCCAGGAAGACCGAGGACGCCACTCCTCGCAAAGCCTCGCCGGACGCCAGACGCACCCGGGACGCCAGCAGCGACAAGGCGGGGCCCGAAGCCGCGAAGGTAGAGGATAGCAACGACGACAAGGCGAGCCCGGATGCCCGAGAAACATCTCCGAAGGATCGTCGGCGGAATGCCCCACCCGCACCGTTTAAGCCAGAGAAAGAACTCCCGCCCGCGGAAGCGAACGTCGTCCGCGCTCACGAGGAACTCGCACAAGATCTTCATCAGCGGAAGCTCCAGATCCAAGGCCGAGACGAGGCCCGCCGGATGGTCGAAGACATTCTCGGCAAGGAGAGCAACCTTTCCCGCGCGGAGTTCAATCGCGCCGATCAATCAGCGGCACGGCGGGCGGCCCGTGCCGATCGTCGTCCTGCGGTGGAGTTCCTCCGCCAACGACTGCGGGGCCAAGCTGAGGTCCGCGAAATTCCACCGTTTTTCCGAACCGCCGCCCCGGCCGAAGCCGCGGCAGGCGAACCGATACTGCCCGAGCCCTATTTCGTCCACGAGGGTCGCCGCTATGTGTACTATCCTTCGCGCGAGGACGTCCCCGCGGTGTTGCTCGCGAGTGCCGAGCTTGAGCGCGTGAGCATCATGCCCGCGGCTGAACAGGATGCCGCCGTCTTCAGTCAACGCATCCCCTTGGAATATCGCGGAGGCGATGCCTGGGTCGTTTCCTATCCCGTGGTTTCCTCTTCCACCGTCACCAGCCACGATATCTTGTTCCTTGAAGGATCCACGCAGTTCGCCGACGGCCATGCCTTTGACATGGTCATGGCCCTCGCCGAGGCGATGCTCGACTCCGAGCTGGCAGGCTCCCGCTTCGCAATCGAAGGCCATGCCTCGGCAGAAGGGACGTCGGCCGAAAATCAAGTGCTCTCACAACTCCGTGCCGAAGCCATCGTGCGGGAATTGGTCCGCAGCGGCGTACCCGCGGATCGCTTGATTCCCTTCGGCTATGGGGAGAGCGAAGCACATCACTTGGCTGACGCTCCCGAGAATCTGCTCCGCCAAGATCGCCGCGTTGTCGTTTCCCGAATCGACGCGCCTGCCGATCGCTAG
- a CDS encoding GNAT family N-acetyltransferase, whose amino-acid sequence MSLVTDQPSRQRFELKEEGKLAYADYRREAKVLIIPHVEADPALRGRGTAGRLMTGMLEIVRSRGEKVRPLCGYAAAWIQRHPEYHDLVD is encoded by the coding sequence ATGAGCCTCGTGACCGATCAGCCCTCCCGCCAGCGCTTCGAACTCAAGGAGGAAGGCAAGCTCGCCTACGCCGACTACAGGCGCGAGGCGAAAGTTCTCATCATTCCCCACGTGGAAGCTGATCCCGCTTTGCGGGGTCGCGGCACCGCAGGGCGATTGATGACTGGCATGCTTGAGATCGTGCGTTCCCGCGGCGAGAAGGTCCGGCCACTATGCGGATACGCGGCGGCATGGATCCAGCGGCATCCGGAGTATCACGATCTGGTTGATTGA
- a CDS encoding flavodoxin family protein has protein sequence MESPSSPSPSSPIVRIGQGPLPLPRAEFERRYREQFADPAFEDAKDAVDQVTRIAADAYEERRKTISSRPAGSGFQDPSYELATEWLDARTRIQEAQKEFEDPARSTRVLLISASPRTDESCPGEIAKSFRLAGIARTKLEADGCEVDLLDLSLLTAEYGRRIFPCKACVSTAMPLCHWPCSCYPNHYLGQVQDWMNELYPRWVAAHGIMIITPVHWFQVPSGLKLMIDRLVCADGGNPDPTSTSGKDAAKAKEIELNGWNYPKHLAGRLFSVIVHGDAEGSGGVRRNLHDWLSGIGLVSAGPVAVFDRYIGYFEPYATSHEALDRDAAIQEETRHAATTLVQAVTEMRSGRRPPGDDLPAPRAK, from the coding sequence ATGGAATCGCCGTCTTCCCCCTCCCCTTCTTCTCCCATCGTAAGAATTGGCCAAGGCCCGCTCCCCCTGCCACGTGCTGAGTTTGAGCGTCGCTACCGCGAACAATTTGCCGACCCGGCTTTCGAAGACGCCAAGGATGCCGTCGATCAGGTTACCCGGATCGCCGCCGATGCCTACGAGGAGCGTCGCAAGACCATTTCTTCCCGGCCTGCCGGATCAGGCTTCCAGGATCCTTCCTACGAGCTGGCGACCGAATGGCTCGATGCCCGAACACGCATCCAGGAAGCACAGAAGGAGTTTGAAGACCCCGCCCGGTCCACCCGCGTCCTCCTGATCAGTGCCTCGCCCCGGACTGACGAGAGCTGCCCCGGGGAAATAGCCAAGTCCTTCCGCCTCGCCGGCATCGCGCGCACGAAGCTCGAAGCGGACGGTTGCGAGGTCGATCTGTTAGACCTGTCGCTGCTAACCGCCGAGTACGGACGCCGTATCTTTCCCTGCAAGGCCTGCGTCTCCACGGCGATGCCACTCTGCCATTGGCCCTGCTCGTGTTACCCGAACCACTACCTGGGCCAAGTGCAGGACTGGATGAACGAACTCTATCCGCGCTGGGTAGCCGCGCATGGGATCATGATCATCACTCCTGTCCACTGGTTCCAAGTTCCCTCCGGACTCAAGCTCATGATCGATCGCCTCGTCTGTGCTGACGGGGGAAATCCGGATCCCACCAGCACTTCAGGAAAGGACGCAGCCAAGGCAAAGGAGATCGAGCTCAACGGTTGGAACTATCCAAAGCATCTGGCTGGGCGGCTATTCTCCGTGATCGTGCACGGGGATGCAGAAGGAAGCGGCGGGGTGCGCCGCAATCTCCACGACTGGCTTTCTGGAATTGGTTTGGTCTCTGCGGGTCCGGTCGCCGTGTTCGACCGCTACATCGGCTATTTCGAACCCTACGCCACCAGCCATGAGGCCCTTGATCGCGATGCGGCGATTCAAGAGGAAACCCGCCACGCGGCCACGACGCTGGTTCAAGCGGTGACCGAGATGCGTTCAGGACGTCGTCCTCCCGGTGACGACTTGCCCGCGCCACGAGCGAAGTGA